A stretch of Prunus dulcis chromosome 6, ALMONDv2, whole genome shotgun sequence DNA encodes these proteins:
- the LOC117632634 gene encoding BRAP2 RING ZnF UBP domain-containing protein 1-like isoform X1 — MNSFASQNCHFYSLSFLFPPTKSTQKPTMFFLRVHSVDTNHPLSLEDAEFTTITTSKITSATESNPNTSPKFSERRGIAHLFRSIGHSSLPNSPASRSTLLFVIAVPNYLSFDDFIRFCGSRIDHVLELVFIRNDGMEDRYSVLVELKNQMTADGFYHTLNGKKYSPGEAEVCHILFLLSVDYTDSDEIAGTPPEGCTELPTCPVCLERLDADTSGIASTLCDHSFQCPCISKWTYLSCQVCRFCQQQDEKPACSVCGISVNPWVCVICGFVGCGRYTEGHAVRHWKDTQHCYSLELNRQQIWDYVGDAYVHRLNQSKIDGKLITDTDSQCMSVEGDCDRCECSDDSGISGALYSSKVETIVDEYNRLLASQLETQRQYYESLLMEAKSKKESSILEAVEKAVNSKMQDIQAKLEKCLEERNAVEDINRNLIKDQETRRGKLKEIEVREAASLRLREEKMVDLEEQIRDLTVYIEAQKTLNDMTDSDGIKGGTLLPVPSSKQSSPANSRRQTKSGRRRN; from the exons ATGAACAGCTTTGCCTCTCAAAATTGTCATttctattctctctcttttctctttcccCCAACCAAGTCGACTCAGAAACCCACAATGTTCTTCCTTCGAGTCCACTCAGTGGACACCAACCACCCCCTCAGCCTCGAAGACGCCGAGTTCACCACTATCACAACTTCCAAGATCACCAGTGCTACTGAATCAAACCCTAACACCAGCCCCAAATTCAGCGAGCGAAGAGGCATAGCTCACCTGTTCCGAAGCATAGGACACTCGTCGCTGCCAAACAGTCCTGCCTCTCGATCCACTCTCCTCTTCGTCATTGCTGTTCCCAACTACCTCTCCTTCGACGACTTCATCCGCTTCTGTGGGTCCCGAATCGACCATGTCCTCGAACTCGTCTTCATCAG GAACGATGGGATGGAAGATCGGTACAGTGTTTTAGTTGAGCTGAAGAATCAGATGACCGCCGACGGATTTTATCACACTTTAAATGGGAAGAAGTATTCGCCTGGAGAG gccGAGGTGTGCCACATTCTGTTTCTGCTTTCTGTGGACTACACAGATTCAGATGAAATAGCTGGGACTCCTCCAGAAGGATGTACTGAATTACCAACTTGCCCAGTTTGCCTTG AGAGATTGGATGCAGACACTAGTGGAATAGCGAGTACACTTTGTGACCATTCATTTCAATGTCCATGCATTTCAAAATGGACTTATTTATCTTGTCAG GTTTGTCGATTTTGTCAGCAGCAGGATGAAAAGCCAGCTTGCTCTGTATGTGGAATATCTGTGAATCCCTGG GTTTGCGTAATATGTGGTTTTGTAGGATGTGGAAG ATATACAGAAGGTCATGCTGTTAGGCACTGGAAGGATACACAACATTGCTATTCTCTTGAGTTGAACAGGCAGCAGATCTGGGATTACGTTGGTGATGCTTATGTTCACCGCCTGAACCAATCGAAAATTGATGGCAAGCTAATAACTGATACGGATTCTCAATGTATGTCAGTGGAAGGGGATTGTGACAGGTGTGAATGCAGTGACGATTCTGGAATTAGTGGAGCCCTCTATAGCAGCAAAGTTGAAACT ATTGTAGACGAGTATAACCGACTTCTTGCAAGTCAGCTTGAGACTCAAAGACAA TATTATGAATCTCTACTTATGGAGGCCAAAAGTAAAAAGGAAAGTTCAATTTTAGAAGCAGTGGAGAAGGCTGTAAATTCCAAGATGCAGGATATTCAAGCGAAACTAGAGAAATGTCTTGAGGAAAGAAATGCTGTTGAAGAT ATAAACCGTAATCTCATCAAGGACCAAGAAACCCGACGTGGGAAGTTGAAGGAAATTGAAGTGAG GGAAGCTGCATCACTGAGGTTAAGAGAGGAGAAGATGGTTGATCTGGAAGAACAG ATTAGAGATCTTACAGTCTACATTGAAGCCCAAAAAACACTTAACGACATGACGGATTCAGATGGCATCAAAGGGGGAACACTCTTGCCTGTACCTTCTTCAAAGCAATCTTCTCCTGCCAACTCTAGAAGACAAACAAAATCTGGCCGAAGACGGAACTAA
- the LOC117632634 gene encoding BRAP2 RING ZnF UBP domain-containing protein 1-like isoform X2 — MNSFASQNCHFYSLSFLFPPTKSTQKPTMFFLRVHSVDTNHPLSLEDAEFTTITTSKITSATESNPNTSPKFSERRGIAHLFRSIGHSSLPNSPASRSTLLFVIAVPNYLSFDDFIRFCGSRIDHVLELVFIRNDGMEDRYSVLVELKNQMTADGFYHTLNGKKYSPGEAEVCHILFLLSVDYTDSDEIAGTPPEGCTELPTCPVCLERLDADTSGIASTLCDHSFQCPCISKWTYLSCQVCRFCQQQDEKPACSVCGISVNPWVCVICGFVGCGRYTEGHAVRHWKDTQHCYSLELNRQQIWDYVGDAYVHRLNQSKIDGKLITDTDSQCMSVEGDCDRCECSDDSGISGALYSSKVETIVDEYNRLLASQLETQRQYYESLLMEAKSKKESSILEAVEKAVNSKMQDIQAKLEKCLEERNAVEDINRNLIKDQETRRGKLKEIEVREAASLRLREEKMVDLEEQIRDLTVYIEAQKTLNDMTDSDGIKGGTLLPVPSSKQSSPANSRRQTKSGRRRN; from the exons ATGAACAGCTTTGCCTCTCAAAATTGTCATttctattctctctcttttctctttcccCCAACCAAGTCGACTCAGAAACCCACAATGTTCTTCCTTCGAGTCCACTCAGTGGACACCAACCACCCCCTCAGCCTCGAAGACGCCGAGTTCACCACTATCACAACTTCCAAGATCACCAGTGCTACTGAATCAAACCCTAACACCAGCCCCAAATTCAGCGAGCGAAGAGGCATAGCTCACCTGTTCCGAAGCATAGGACACTCGTCGCTGCCAAACAGTCCTGCCTCTCGATCCACTCTCCTCTTCGTCATTGCTGTTCCCAACTACCTCTCCTTCGACGACTTCATCCGCTTCTGTGGGTCCCGAATCGACCATGTCCTCGAACTCGTCTTCATCAG GAACGATGGGATGGAAGATCGGTACAGTGTTTTAGTTGAGCTGAAGAATCAGATGACCGCCGACGGATTTTATCACACTTTAAATGGGAAGAAGTATTCGCCTGGAGAG gccGAGGTGTGCCACATTCTGTTTCTGCTTTCTGTGGACTACACAGATTCAGATGAAATAGCTGGGACTCCTCCAGAAGGATGTACTGAATTACCAACTTGCCCAGTTTGCCTTG AGAGATTGGATGCAGACACTAGTGGAATAGCGAGTACACTTTGTGACCATTCATTTCAATGTCCATGCATTTCAAAATGGACTTATTTATCTTGTCAG GTTTGTCGATTTTGTCAGCAGCAGGATGAAAAGCCAGCTTGCTCTGTATGTGGAATATCTGTGAATCCCTGGGTTTGCGTAATATGTGGTTTTGTAGGATGTGGAAG ATATACAGAAGGTCATGCTGTTAGGCACTGGAAGGATACACAACATTGCTATTCTCTTGAGTTGAACAGGCAGCAGATCTGGGATTACGTTGGTGATGCTTATGTTCACCGCCTGAACCAATCGAAAATTGATGGCAAGCTAATAACTGATACGGATTCTCAATGTATGTCAGTGGAAGGGGATTGTGACAGGTGTGAATGCAGTGACGATTCTGGAATTAGTGGAGCCCTCTATAGCAGCAAAGTTGAAACT ATTGTAGACGAGTATAACCGACTTCTTGCAAGTCAGCTTGAGACTCAAAGACAA TATTATGAATCTCTACTTATGGAGGCCAAAAGTAAAAAGGAAAGTTCAATTTTAGAAGCAGTGGAGAAGGCTGTAAATTCCAAGATGCAGGATATTCAAGCGAAACTAGAGAAATGTCTTGAGGAAAGAAATGCTGTTGAAGAT ATAAACCGTAATCTCATCAAGGACCAAGAAACCCGACGTGGGAAGTTGAAGGAAATTGAAGTGAG GGAAGCTGCATCACTGAGGTTAAGAGAGGAGAAGATGGTTGATCTGGAAGAACAG ATTAGAGATCTTACAGTCTACATTGAAGCCCAAAAAACACTTAACGACATGACGGATTCAGATGGCATCAAAGGGGGAACACTCTTGCCTGTACCTTCTTCAAAGCAATCTTCTCCTGCCAACTCTAGAAGACAAACAAAATCTGGCCGAAGACGGAACTAA